Proteins encoded together in one Eubalaena glacialis isolate mEubGla1 chromosome 7, mEubGla1.1.hap2.+ XY, whole genome shotgun sequence window:
- the XCR1 gene encoding chemokine XC receptor 1 yields the protein MEPSDIPETTTPFEYDPQSFLCEKKTFVFATFSTTILYCLVFFLSMVGNSLVLWVLVKYESLESLTNVFILNLCLSDLVFSCLLPVWILGYHWGWLLGDFFCKLLNMIFSISLYSSISFLTIMTVHRYLSVVSPISSLRVHTLQCRVLVTIAVWAASILASIPDAIFHKVFPSGCDYSELEWFLASVYQHNIIFLLSLGIILFCYVEILRTLFRSRSKRRHRTVRLIFTIVAAYFLSWAPYNLILFLQTLLKLGVIQSCEVSQQLDYALLICRNVAFSHCCFNPVLYVFVGVKFRRHLKSLLRHFWFCRQQAPGLPPSPHPPGAFTYDGTSFY from the coding sequence ATGGAGCCCTCAGACATCCCGGAGACCACCACCCCTTTTGAGTATGATCCTCAGAGCTTTCTGTGTGAGAAGAAGACCTTTGTCTTTGCCACCTTCAGCACCACCATCCTGTACTGCCTGGTGTTCTTCCTCAGCATGGTGGGCAACAGCCTGGTGTTGTGGGTCCTGGTGAAGTATGAGAGCCTGGAGTCCCTCACCAACGTCTTCATCCTCAACTTGTGTCTCTCAGACCTGGTGTTCTCCTGCTTGTTGCCCGTGTGGATCTTGGGGTACCACTGGGGCTGGTTGCTGGGAGACTTCTTTTGCAAGCTCCTCAACATGATCTTCTCCATCAGCCTCTACAGCAGCATCTCCTTCCTGACCATCATGACCGTCCATCGCTACCTGTCCGTGGTGAGTCCCATCTCATCCCTGCGTGTCCACACCCTCCAGTGCCGCGTGCTGGTGACCATAGCTGTGTGGGCAGCCAGCATCCTGGCCTCCATCCCCGATGCCATCTTCCACAAGGTGTTCCCTTCAGGCTGTGATTATTCAGAACTCGAGTGGTTCCTAGCCTCAGTCTACCAGCACAACatcatcttccttctctctttgggGATTATCCTGTTCTGCTACGTGGAGATTCTCAGGACCCTGTTCCGCTCGCGGTCCAAACGGCGCCACCGGACAGTTAGGCTCATCTTCACCATTGTGGCGGCATACTTCCTCAGCTGGGCTCCCTACAACCTGATCCTGTTTCTGCAGACACTGTTGAAACTTGGGGTCATTCAGAGCTGTGAGGTCAGCCAGCAGCTGGATTATGCCCTGCTCATCTGCCGCAACGTTGCCTTCTCCCACTGCTGCTTCAACCCGGTGCTCTACGTCTTTGTCGGGGTCAAGTTCCGCAGACACCTCAAAAGTCTGCTCCGGCACTTCTGGTTCTGCCGGCAACAGGCACCTGGCCTTCCCCCGTCACCTCACCCCCCGGGTGCCTTCACCTATGATGGCACCTCCTTCTATTGA